One window of the Burkholderia sp. FERM BP-3421 genome contains the following:
- a CDS encoding H-NS histone family protein produces the protein MESYRQYLEQKSKLESQFAEERRIAAEAILQEIQYCIREFSFLPEDIFPAEILRRATKRRVRYFDPVSGATWSGSGRAPDWIRDKDRKQFEINNF, from the coding sequence ATGGAATCCTATCGACAATACCTAGAGCAGAAATCTAAACTGGAGTCGCAGTTTGCCGAAGAGCGCCGGATCGCGGCGGAGGCCATTCTGCAGGAAATTCAGTATTGCATTCGAGAGTTTAGTTTCCTGCCGGAAGATATTTTCCCTGCGGAAATCCTCCGGCGCGCGACCAAGCGACGGGTCCGCTACTTCGACCCGGTCAGCGGCGCCACGTGGTCGGGATCAGGGCGCGCACCCGACTGGATTCGCGACAAAGATCGAAAGCAATTTGAAATAAATAATTTCTGA
- a CDS encoding EAL domain-containing protein translates to MSNTGKRGIGTAASTIGKAAELGCPRTLVNDAARGLDEKEFFFVFQPKLRLQPGLLSGFESLIRWRHPTYGVLMPSAFIELVENSPLTQRFTEFAIAESARVLASWTACGYGSLSLSINLPAQEIMRPGMADELAVTLASRAVRAERLQIEITESNDPGPIDMFASAVTSVRNMGVSVAIDDFGAGCWSLIALHRLSIDTIKLDRSFIRDIPENPESRAVVEALISLGRRLGKQVVIEGIETEAQFAWLKTMTPVDCQGYYVSEPVQEAEISGLVAKHGVLI, encoded by the coding sequence TTGTCAAACACCGGAAAACGTGGCATAGGGACCGCAGCGTCGACCATCGGCAAGGCAGCCGAACTCGGCTGCCCGCGTACCCTGGTCAACGATGCCGCGCGTGGACTGGATGAGAAGGAGTTTTTCTTTGTTTTTCAGCCCAAGCTGCGGCTCCAGCCAGGATTGCTGTCCGGCTTCGAGTCGCTGATACGTTGGCGCCACCCGACGTACGGCGTCCTGATGCCGTCTGCATTCATCGAACTCGTTGAAAACTCGCCGCTGACGCAGCGCTTCACGGAGTTCGCCATCGCGGAATCGGCGAGGGTGCTCGCCAGCTGGACTGCCTGCGGTTACGGCAGCCTCTCGTTGTCCATCAATCTACCTGCCCAGGAAATCATGCGGCCCGGGATGGCCGATGAATTGGCCGTGACACTCGCTTCTCGCGCGGTGCGGGCCGAACGGCTTCAGATCGAAATCACGGAATCCAACGATCCCGGCCCGATCGACATGTTTGCGTCTGCCGTCACCTCGGTCCGGAACATGGGTGTGAGCGTCGCAATCGATGACTTCGGCGCAGGATGCTGGTCACTCATCGCGCTGCATCGGCTTTCGATCGACACGATCAAACTGGACCGATCCTTCATTCGCGATATTCCCGAGAATCCGGAATCAAGAGCCGTGGTCGAGGCGCTTATCTCGCTTGGGCGCCGTTTAGGCAAACAGGTCGTCATCGAAGGGATCGAGACGGAAGCGCAGTTCGCATGGCTGAAAACCATGACGCCGGTTGATTGCCAGGGGTATTACGTCTCCGAGCCTGTGCAGGAGGCGGAAATCAGCGGGCTGGTGGCGAAGCATGGCGTGCTGATTTGA
- a CDS encoding sugar ABC transporter substrate-binding protein, with protein sequence MIAAPPILDRRQFIALGAAALAAGLGRPGSARADAAAGTAPPSLKGKRIGISAVGTDHYWDLKAYQGAIDEVRRLGGTPIALDAGRSDSRQIAQIQTLIAQKPDAIIEQLGTASVLEPWLRKIRQAGIPLFTIDTASPSSLNVVTSDNFLIGSQLALQLVNDMRGEGNLLVFNGFYGVPVCAIRYDQLKAVLKWYPKVRILEPELRDVIPNTVQNAYAQISQLLQKYPKGSISAIWAAWDVPQVGATQAVDAAGRREIRTYAVDGSPDAVALVKDPKSSAAAVVAQQPALIGQTAARNVARYLAGERALPAYTYVPSVLVTKDNAGVAQQTLGQHANAAVLPGTARA encoded by the coding sequence ATGATCGCTGCCCCGCCTATCCTCGACCGCCGCCAGTTCATCGCGCTGGGCGCCGCCGCGCTCGCCGCCGGGCTGGGCCGCCCGGGCAGCGCGCGCGCCGATGCCGCCGCCGGCACCGCGCCGCCTTCGCTCAAGGGCAAGCGGATCGGCATCAGCGCGGTGGGCACCGATCATTACTGGGACCTCAAGGCCTACCAGGGCGCGATCGACGAAGTGAGGCGGCTCGGCGGCACGCCGATCGCGCTCGATGCCGGGCGCAGCGACAGCCGCCAGATCGCGCAGATCCAGACGCTCATCGCACAGAAACCCGACGCCATCATCGAGCAGCTCGGCACGGCTTCGGTGCTCGAACCCTGGCTCCGGAAAATCCGCCAGGCCGGCATCCCGCTCTTCACGATCGATACCGCCTCGCCTTCGAGCCTGAACGTCGTCACGTCGGACAACTTCCTGATCGGTTCGCAGCTGGCGCTCCAGCTCGTCAACGACATGCGCGGCGAAGGCAACCTCCTCGTGTTCAACGGCTTCTACGGCGTACCGGTCTGCGCGATTCGCTACGACCAGCTGAAGGCCGTGCTGAAGTGGTATCCGAAGGTGCGCATCCTGGAACCGGAGCTGCGCGACGTGATCCCGAACACGGTGCAGAACGCCTACGCGCAGATCAGCCAGTTGCTGCAGAAATACCCGAAAGGATCGATCTCGGCGATCTGGGCCGCGTGGGATGTGCCGCAGGTCGGCGCGACACAGGCGGTCGACGCGGCGGGCCGGCGCGAGATCCGCACCTACGCGGTCGACGGCAGCCCCGACGCCGTGGCGCTCGTCAAGGATCCGAAGTCGAGCGCGGCCGCCGTGGTCGCGCAACAGCCGGCGCTGATCGGCCAGACCGCCGCGCGCAATGTCGCCCGCTACCTGGCCGGCGAGCGCGCGCTGCCCGCCTACACCTATGTGCCGTCGGTGCTCGTGACCAAGGACAACGCCGGCGTCGCGCAACAGACGCTCGGGCAGCACGCGAACGCGGCCGTCCTCCCCGGGACCGCCCGCGCATGA
- a CDS encoding response regulator transcription factor has protein sequence MRILSLDDEPSQAQLIRETLITEGFDVRSAVASAEAIRFLETDIFDLVVLDWNLPDMSGLEVLAWIRARVGRDLPVLFLTNRVREDQLVVALEAGADDYMVKPVRRNELVARVRALLRRAYPVTSAPMSLEVGRYRLDIAGGTVFLDGEPIKLTFREFGIAVALFQNCGRVMPRERLIKSIWGRDSDQISRTLDTHIYRVRTKLHLGPQNGVRLRAVYNHGYRLELLDAKESESVE, from the coding sequence ATGAGAATACTGTCCCTTGATGATGAGCCATCACAGGCACAACTTATCCGCGAGACGTTGATCACCGAAGGATTTGATGTACGGAGCGCTGTCGCCAGCGCCGAAGCCATACGTTTCCTCGAAACCGACATCTTCGATCTGGTCGTGCTTGACTGGAACCTGCCGGACATGTCCGGGCTGGAGGTGCTCGCCTGGATCCGCGCCCGGGTCGGCAGAGACCTTCCCGTGCTGTTCCTGACCAACCGGGTGCGCGAGGACCAGCTCGTCGTCGCGCTCGAGGCTGGCGCCGACGACTACATGGTCAAGCCGGTCCGGCGGAATGAGCTGGTTGCGCGAGTCCGCGCCCTGCTGCGACGCGCCTATCCCGTCACTTCGGCGCCCATGTCGCTCGAAGTGGGCCGTTATCGGCTCGATATTGCAGGCGGAACCGTGTTCCTGGACGGCGAGCCGATCAAGCTGACCTTCCGGGAGTTCGGCATTGCCGTCGCGTTATTCCAGAATTGCGGCCGCGTGATGCCGCGAGAGCGTTTGATCAAATCGATCTGGGGCCGCGACTCCGATCAGATATCACGCACGCTCGACACGCACATCTATCGCGTGCGCACCAAGCTCCACCTCGGCCCGCAAAACGGCGTCCGGCTCCGCGCTGTCTACAATCATGGATACCGGCTGGAGCTGCTCGATGCAAAGGAATCGGAGAGCGTCGAGTAG
- a CDS encoding GntR family transcriptional regulator, protein MTLELAPGSVWSEVSLADKLNTGRTPVREAAQRLAASHLLQIVPRHGIMVTVPSIHDQLLVLETRRELERLIAQRAARRALPEERERMRETVEQLEAAGESHDVVAYLRSVYRANQLMAELARNRFAAEAIAPLHALSRRFYFMHHKYLNDLPLASQYHARVARAIVDGDEQEAGGASDAMLDYIEMFTRDSFTRDFEPHRA, encoded by the coding sequence GTGACGCTGGAGCTGGCGCCGGGCAGCGTTTGGTCGGAGGTGTCGCTCGCGGACAAGCTGAACACGGGTCGAACGCCGGTTCGCGAGGCCGCGCAACGCCTGGCCGCGTCGCATCTCCTGCAGATCGTGCCGCGTCACGGCATCATGGTCACGGTTCCCAGCATCCATGATCAGTTGCTGGTGCTCGAAACGCGTCGCGAACTCGAACGCCTCATCGCGCAGCGCGCGGCGCGGCGCGCCTTGCCCGAGGAGCGCGAACGGATGCGCGAGACGGTTGAGCAACTCGAGGCAGCCGGCGAATCACACGATGTCGTCGCCTACCTGAGAAGCGTGTACAGAGCCAATCAGCTGATGGCCGAGCTGGCGCGGAATCGGTTTGCGGCCGAGGCGATCGCCCCGCTGCATGCGCTTTCGCGGCGCTTCTACTTCATGCATCACAAGTATTTGAACGACCTGCCGCTGGCAAGCCAGTATCACGCGCGGGTTGCGCGAGCCATCGTCGACGGGGACGAACAGGAAGCCGGGGGCGCGTCGGACGCGATGCTGGACTACATCGAGATGTTTACACGCGACTCTTTTACGCGGGATTTCGAGCCGCATCGCGCTTGA
- a CDS encoding response regulator transcription factor, giving the protein MSILLVEDDLNQAAAIEKALRASDREISRVKDNTRAVQFLRENVVDLVVLDWRIPDTSGLDLLHWIRANLGDGPTVLFLTARTLEIDVVAALNAGADEYIAKPFREVELAARINALLRRNSRNKKNANRIEVGGYVLDSVTRTLTFRGEIVELTTKEFSLANCLFNNLGNVVSRDLLSTLAWGRTLDGTSRSLDTHIYRLRQKLAIRPENGLQLGAVYMHGYRLDMINSFTAAAAGAALPC; this is encoded by the coding sequence ATGAGCATCTTGCTAGTGGAAGACGATCTTAATCAAGCCGCAGCCATCGAAAAGGCGTTGCGTGCATCCGATCGAGAAATTTCGAGAGTCAAGGATAATACGCGGGCAGTCCAGTTCCTCCGGGAAAATGTGGTGGATCTGGTCGTGCTGGATTGGCGGATTCCGGATACCAGCGGTCTCGATTTGCTGCATTGGATTCGTGCGAATCTCGGCGACGGGCCTACGGTCTTGTTTTTGACGGCCAGAACCCTCGAGATAGACGTGGTCGCGGCGCTGAATGCGGGAGCGGACGAGTACATCGCCAAGCCATTCCGGGAGGTCGAGCTGGCCGCGCGGATCAATGCTCTGCTGCGTCGGAACAGCCGCAACAAGAAAAACGCAAATCGAATCGAGGTCGGCGGTTATGTCTTGGATTCGGTGACGCGGACCTTGACCTTCCGCGGCGAGATCGTTGAGTTGACGACGAAAGAGTTTTCCCTGGCAAACTGCTTGTTCAATAATCTTGGCAACGTCGTTTCCCGGGATCTTTTGTCGACGCTGGCATGGGGCAGAACGCTTGATGGCACGTCTAGAAGTCTTGATACGCATATTTACCGGCTTCGGCAAAAGTTGGCCATTCGCCCCGAGAATGGCCTTCAATTGGGCGCCGTGTATATGCATGGCTATCGGCTCGATATGATCAACTCGTTCACGGCGGCGGCGGCGGGTGCTGCACTGCCTTGTTGA
- a CDS encoding methyltransferase family protein, with translation MTPVSEHEVITSAPRVGGQSIARARPIAPTVPENWFSVSVEVAARVAAGLALGIFGYAAYIEWIADPSRITLVLLVITAALSVGLSLFSKVPTKRDWSPFAVFFSVAGTFYYLLFQLSASQKIIPEDIAASIQVVGLAWQLFAKLSLRRSFGILPANRGVVSRGAYRFVRHPMYLGYLMIDVGFLLANFSVQNVLAVCLQVLLQVGRIYREERILSEDGAYLAYKAKVRYRVIPGVF, from the coding sequence ATGACACCGGTCAGCGAACACGAGGTAATCACGAGTGCTCCGCGCGTGGGAGGTCAGTCCATCGCGCGCGCGCGGCCGATCGCGCCGACAGTGCCCGAGAACTGGTTCAGCGTCAGCGTCGAAGTCGCGGCGCGCGTGGCGGCCGGGCTTGCGCTCGGCATATTCGGCTATGCCGCGTACATCGAATGGATCGCCGATCCGTCGCGCATCACGCTGGTGCTGCTGGTGATCACGGCGGCGCTGAGCGTGGGCCTGTCCTTATTCTCGAAGGTGCCGACCAAGCGGGACTGGAGCCCGTTCGCCGTTTTCTTTTCGGTCGCCGGCACGTTCTACTATCTGCTGTTCCAACTGTCGGCCAGCCAGAAAATCATCCCGGAAGACATTGCCGCCTCGATCCAGGTTGTCGGGCTCGCCTGGCAATTGTTCGCGAAGCTGTCGTTGCGGCGCTCGTTCGGCATTCTTCCCGCCAACCGCGGCGTTGTTTCGCGCGGCGCGTATCGCTTCGTCCGCCATCCGATGTACCTCGGTTACCTGATGATCGACGTCGGCTTCCTGTTGGCCAATTTCAGCGTGCAGAACGTGCTCGCGGTGTGCCTGCAGGTGTTGCTCCAGGTCGGACGGATCTATCGCGAGGAGCGGATTCTGTCGGAGGACGGCGCTTATCTCGCCTACAAGGCCAAGGTCAGGTATCGGGTCATTCCCGGGGTGTTCTGA